Proteins found in one Erythrobacter sp. 3-20A1M genomic segment:
- the tolQ gene encoding protein TolQ yields the protein MFLMTAAIAEAPTRLDPIKLFLDADIVVQAVMLGLLAASVWSWMIIVSFSMRTAAANRRAQQFESEFWKADDYESTLKTSAAADSPAGRVVRAALGEWRRSRKAGVRDNEATHARVVTAMDGQVAEEADTMASRLNFLATLGSVAPFVGLFGTVWGIMNSFFQIGSQESSSLAVVAPGISEALFATAIGLFAAIPAVIAYNRFSHRVNLFEARLTRFADRFAAELGRDMEHG from the coding sequence ATGTTCCTGATGACCGCCGCCATTGCCGAGGCCCCGACCCGGCTCGATCCGATCAAGCTGTTCCTTGATGCCGACATCGTCGTGCAGGCGGTGATGCTGGGCCTGCTCGCCGCCTCCGTGTGGAGCTGGATGATCATCGTCAGCTTCTCCATGCGCACCGCCGCCGCCAATCGCCGGGCGCAGCAGTTCGAGAGCGAGTTCTGGAAGGCCGACGATTACGAAAGCACGCTGAAGACCAGCGCCGCCGCCGATTCGCCTGCCGGTCGCGTGGTGCGCGCCGCGCTGGGCGAATGGCGCCGCTCGCGCAAGGCGGGGGTCAGGGACAACGAGGCGACCCATGCGCGGGTCGTCACCGCGATGGACGGGCAGGTGGCGGAAGAGGCCGATACGATGGCCAGCCGCCTCAACTTCCTCGCCACGCTAGGCTCGGTCGCGCCCTTCGTCGGCCTGTTCGGCACCGTATGGGGCATCATGAACAGCTTCTTCCAGATCGGCAGCCAGGAAAGCTCCTCGCTCGCGGTGGTCGCGCCGGGCATTTCGGAGGCGCTGTTCGCCACCGCGATCGGCCTCTTCGCGGCGATCCCCGCCGTCATCGCCTACAACCGGTTCAGCCACCGGGTGAACCTGTTCGAGGCGCGGCTGACGCGCTTCGCCGATCGCTTCGCCGCGGAACTCGGCCGCGACATGGAGCACGGCTGA
- a CDS encoding phosphoribosyl-ATP diphosphatase, giving the protein MDTLLRLEETIAARRSADPDSSYVAQLNARGLPVMARKLGEEAVETITAALAGSREELVGEAADTLFHLLVLLGARDIPLAEVLAELDRREGVSGLEEKANRRT; this is encoded by the coding sequence ATGGACACCCTTTTACGCCTCGAAGAGACGATCGCCGCGCGCCGCTCGGCCGATCCGGACTCCAGCTATGTCGCGCAGCTCAACGCGCGCGGCCTGCCGGTGATGGCGCGCAAGCTGGGCGAGGAGGCGGTCGAGACGATCACCGCCGCACTGGCGGGCAGCCGCGAGGAACTGGTCGGTGAAGCGGCCGACACGCTGTTCCATCTGCTGGTGCTGCTGGGCGCGCGGGACATCCCGCTGGCCGAGGTGCTGGCGGAACTCGACCGGCGCGAGGGCGTCTCGGGCCTGGAAGAAAAGGCCAACCGGAGGACCTGA
- the pal gene encoding peptidoglycan-associated lipoprotein Pal has product MNVRIATAALLIGAASLAGCKSKAPETLPPAGGAVSTPPPAQNTQPTGPAVGTQDHFVNAVRGQNVIYFDTDNYTIDSADAAALQTQAQYLAAYPNLTVTIEGHADERGTRDYNIALGERRANAAKNYLVSLGVSANRIGTVSYGEERPVALGSSPDAWAKNRRAVTVVVN; this is encoded by the coding sequence ATGAACGTTCGTATCGCTACCGCCGCGCTGCTGATCGGCGCCGCTTCGCTCGCCGGGTGCAAATCCAAGGCTCCCGAGACGCTGCCGCCCGCCGGTGGCGCGGTGTCCACCCCGCCGCCCGCGCAGAACACGCAGCCGACCGGCCCCGCCGTGGGCACGCAGGATCACTTCGTGAACGCCGTGCGCGGCCAGAACGTGATCTATTTCGATACCGACAACTATACGATCGACAGCGCCGACGCCGCCGCGCTGCAGACGCAGGCGCAGTACCTCGCCGCCTATCCTAACCTGACGGTCACGATCGAAGGACACGCGGACGAACGCGGCACGCGCGATTACAATATCGCGCTGGGCGAACGGCGCGCCAATGCGGCGAAGAACTATCTCGTCAGCCTGGGCGTCTCGGCCAATCGCATCGGCACCGTCAGCTATGGCGAGGAACGCCCGGTCGCGCTCGGCTCCAGCCCCGATGCGTGGGCCAAGAACCGCCGCGCGGTGACGGTGGTGGTCAACTAG
- the tolB gene encoding Tol-Pal system beta propeller repeat protein TolB → MRFRLQLRLETLAMKLLILPLLALFAAPLAAQDLGSPPPTTAPVETTDEGGPPEEGGLTGSVSFEGNLDDLGIAIPAFAAQRDVATPANASGTAALGVELARVITADLKNNGLFKPSGPDALPRPTYPQITDPVWATWSNRGAEMLVQGYVRPRADGRLIVGCYLYDMALKDELARSGWVVAPADWRRAAHKCADLVYSRLTGESPFFDSRIAYIAETGPKDNRTKRLAIMDSDGANHRFITTGRATALTPRYSPDYRELLYLSYVDGQPRIYIYDIGTGQQHLVTQSKNPTFAPRWSPDGKWVLYSMAVNGNTDIYRVSRNGGQSERLTDAPGIDVGGSYSPDGSRIVFESDRSGEQQVYLMNADGSNQRRITFFGGRAATPEWSPRGDQIAFTYIPGDFNIAVMSPNGKNLRKLTNGWQDEAPTWAPNGRIIQFFRTERNTGHTAIYQVDLTGENLRELPTPVDASDPAWGPILP, encoded by the coding sequence ATACGTTTCCGCCTTCAGCTTCGACTGGAAACTCTCGCAATGAAACTCTTGATCCTCCCCCTCCTGGCGCTGTTCGCCGCTCCGCTCGCGGCGCAGGATCTGGGCTCGCCGCCCCCGACCACCGCGCCGGTTGAAACGACCGACGAGGGCGGGCCGCCGGAGGAAGGCGGCCTCACCGGCTCGGTCAGCTTCGAAGGCAATCTCGACGATCTCGGCATCGCCATCCCCGCCTTCGCGGCGCAGCGCGACGTCGCGACGCCCGCCAATGCCAGCGGCACCGCCGCGCTCGGCGTGGAGCTGGCGCGCGTTATCACCGCCGACCTCAAGAACAACGGGCTGTTCAAGCCGAGCGGCCCCGACGCGCTGCCGCGCCCGACCTATCCGCAGATCACCGATCCGGTGTGGGCGACGTGGAGCAATCGCGGGGCGGAGATGCTGGTGCAGGGCTATGTCCGCCCGCGCGCCGACGGGCGGCTGATCGTCGGCTGCTATCTCTACGACATGGCGCTGAAGGACGAGCTCGCGCGGTCGGGGTGGGTCGTCGCGCCTGCCGACTGGCGCCGCGCGGCGCATAAATGCGCCGACCTCGTCTATTCGCGCCTGACCGGGGAAAGCCCGTTCTTCGACAGCCGGATCGCCTATATCGCGGAAACCGGGCCGAAGGATAACCGGACCAAGCGGCTCGCGATCATGGACAGCGACGGGGCGAACCACCGCTTCATCACCACCGGGCGCGCCACCGCGCTGACCCCGCGCTATTCGCCCGATTACCGCGAGCTGCTGTACCTCAGCTATGTCGACGGGCAGCCGCGCATCTACATCTACGATATCGGCACCGGGCAGCAGCATCTGGTGACGCAGAGCAAGAACCCGACCTTCGCCCCGCGGTGGAGCCCGGACGGCAAGTGGGTGCTGTATTCGATGGCGGTCAATGGCAATACCGACATCTACCGCGTCTCGCGCAATGGCGGGCAGAGCGAGCGGCTGACCGATGCGCCGGGGATCGACGTCGGCGGGTCCTATTCGCCCGACGGCAGCCGGATCGTGTTCGAAAGCGACCGTTCGGGCGAGCAGCAGGTCTATCTGATGAACGCCGACGGATCGAACCAGCGCCGCATCACCTTCTTCGGCGGACGCGCGGCGACGCCGGAATGGAGCCCGCGCGGCGACCAGATCGCTTTCACCTACATCCCCGGCGACTTCAACATCGCGGTGATGAGCCCCAACGGCAAGAACCTGCGCAAGCTGACCAATGGCTGGCAGGACGAGGCACCGACCTGGGCACCCAACGGCCGTATCATCCAGTTCTTCCGGACCGAGAGGAACACCGGCCATACCGCGATCTATCAGGTCGATCTGACGGGCGAGAACCTGCGCGAGCTGCCGACCCCGGTCGACGCGTCGGACCCCGCCTGGGGACCGATCCTGCCCTAG
- the hisF gene encoding imidazole glycerol phosphate synthase subunit HisF, which yields MTVRIRVIPCLDVADGRVVKGVNFVDLKDAGDPVEQAKAYDEAGADELCFLDISASHEGRGTLLDIVRRTAEVCFMPVTVGGGVRSVEDARALLLAGADKVAVNSAAVDRPELVAEIADRFGSQCIVASVDARAAVSGDMRGWEVFTHGGRRATGIDAVAHAERLAQLGAGELLVTSMDGDGTRAGYDLDLTRAIADAVPVPVVASGGVGTLDHLVEGVKRGHASAVLAASIFHFGQHSIAEAHAALRAAGLPARSD from the coding sequence ATGACCGTCCGCATCCGCGTCATTCCCTGCCTCGACGTCGCCGACGGGCGCGTGGTGAAGGGCGTCAATTTCGTCGACCTGAAGGACGCCGGCGACCCGGTCGAACAGGCGAAAGCCTATGACGAGGCGGGCGCGGACGAGCTGTGCTTCCTCGACATCTCGGCCAGCCACGAGGGGCGCGGCACGCTGCTCGATATCGTGCGCCGCACCGCCGAGGTCTGCTTCATGCCGGTCACCGTCGGGGGCGGGGTGCGCAGCGTGGAGGATGCGCGCGCGCTGCTGTTGGCAGGCGCAGACAAGGTCGCGGTCAACTCCGCCGCGGTCGACCGGCCCGAACTGGTGGCGGAAATCGCCGACCGCTTCGGCAGCCAGTGCATCGTCGCCAGCGTCGATGCACGCGCGGCGGTGTCGGGCGACATGCGCGGTTGGGAAGTGTTCACCCATGGCGGGCGCCGCGCCACGGGCATCGACGCGGTGGCCCATGCAGAGCGGCTGGCGCAGCTGGGCGCGGGCGAGCTGCTCGTCACCTCGATGGACGGCGACGGGACGAGGGCGGGCTACGACCTCGACCTCACCCGCGCCATCGCTGACGCGGTGCCGGTGCCGGTCGTCGCCAGCGGCGGTGTCGGCACGCTCGATCATCTGGTCGAGGGGGTGAAGCGCGGCCATGCCAGCGCGGTGCTCGCCGCCAGCATCTTCCATTTCGGGCAGCATTCCATCGCCGAGGCGCATGCCGCCCTGCGCGCCGCCGGGTTGCCCGCCCGCTCCGACTGA
- a CDS encoding ExbD/TolR family protein: MAMGLRGAARGRGRRGRGTRRAPVAEINVTPLVDVMLVLLIIFMVTAPLLTAGVPVDLPESRANALPQESQQVTISMRSDGSVYIDDTPVSGGIGDALAAIAPGPDGKPPEVVLRADRGLDYGRVMGVMGELSRAGFTSISLVTDGSDRQP, encoded by the coding sequence ATGGCGATGGGCCTGCGGGGTGCGGCACGCGGCCGCGGTCGCCGGGGGCGGGGTACGCGCCGCGCGCCGGTGGCGGAGATCAACGTCACCCCGCTGGTCGACGTGATGCTGGTGCTGCTGATCATCTTCATGGTCACCGCCCCGCTGCTGACCGCGGGCGTTCCGGTCGACCTGCCCGAAAGCCGCGCCAATGCCCTGCCGCAGGAAAGCCAGCAGGTCACCATTTCGATGCGGTCCGATGGGTCGGTCTATATCGACGATACGCCGGTGTCGGGCGGCATTGGCGACGCGCTGGCGGCAATCGCGCCCGGGCCGGACGGCAAGCCGCCCGAAGTGGTGCTGCGCGCCGATCGCGGGCTCGATTATGGCCGGGTGATGGGCGTGATGGGGGAACTGAGCCGCGCCGGTTTCACCTCCATCTCGCTGGTCACCGACGGTTCAGACCGCCAGCCATAG
- a CDS encoding TonB C-terminal domain-containing protein has protein sequence MAATALRRDEKVGLGIALALHLALVAVLLLQDDERQPIEQPQRVTVNLASDVGLTSAAPQPVPESRTAEAPVLSDLPPPPALEAPLPEPLPQPSAQPQPQPQPKPQPKPRSQPTSKPQPKRTSTPTKRTETRQASKPAPKTATTTKKTGGASRIGKDFLDGAGESRTSQDTRVPASQIGASAQASLAQAIARQLKPHWRPVDGADREKLVSVISWRMNPDGSLAGKPRLVRQSGITDANKAQAARHAENAIRAVELAAPFNLPDEYYNGWKYVSAFSFDWKLSQ, from the coding sequence ATGGCAGCAACCGCTCTTCGCCGCGACGAGAAGGTCGGCCTCGGCATCGCCCTGGCCCTGCATCTGGCGCTGGTCGCCGTGCTGCTGTTGCAGGACGACGAGCGCCAGCCGATCGAGCAGCCGCAGCGGGTGACGGTCAATCTCGCCAGCGATGTCGGCCTGACCTCCGCCGCGCCGCAGCCGGTGCCCGAAAGCCGCACGGCGGAGGCCCCGGTCCTGTCCGACCTGCCGCCGCCGCCCGCGCTCGAGGCCCCGCTGCCCGAGCCGCTGCCGCAGCCGAGCGCCCAGCCGCAACCGCAGCCCCAGCCGAAACCCCAGCCCAAGCCGCGCTCGCAGCCGACCAGCAAGCCGCAGCCCAAACGCACCAGCACGCCGACGAAACGCACCGAGACCCGGCAGGCGAGCAAGCCCGCACCCAAGACCGCGACCACCACGAAGAAGACCGGCGGCGCGAGCCGCATCGGCAAGGATTTTCTCGACGGTGCCGGTGAAAGCCGCACCTCGCAGGATACGCGCGTCCCCGCGTCGCAGATCGGCGCGAGCGCGCAGGCCTCGCTGGCGCAGGCGATCGCGCGGCAGCTGAAGCCGCACTGGCGACCCGTCGACGGGGCCGATCGGGAAAAGCTCGTCTCCGTCATCAGCTGGCGCATGAACCCGGACGGCTCGCTGGCGGGCAAGCCGCGGCTCGTGCGCCAGAGCGGCATTACCGACGCGAACAAGGCCCAGGCCGCGCGCCATGCCGAAAACGCCATTCGCGCGGTCGAGCTTGCCGCGCCGTTCAATTTGCCCGACGAATACTACAATGGCTGGAAATACGTTTCCGCCTTCAGCTTCGACTGGAAACTCTCGCAATGA
- a CDS encoding cystathionine gamma-synthase family protein yields MTDAVDSIDQPTPRRKPKPEIEKLAGRQLKPSTLMMGHGYDPSLSEGSLKAPIFLTSTFAFESAAAGKRHFEGITGIREGGAEGLVYSRFNGPNQEILEDRLAIWDGAEDALCFSSGMTAICVLMMAYCGQNDVIVHSGPLYAASEGFVAKVLSKFGVTYVPFPAGASREELDEVLAKAKGMASDQGGKVAMIYLESPGNPTNALVDIEAVKAARDEALDWSCPIAIDNTFLGPLWQRPLDHGADIVAYSLTKYVGGHSDLVAGSIAGDKKWMDPVRSLRNTMGGIADPNTAWMLLRSLETVELRMSRAGENAAKVCAFLKDHPKVDGLGYLGHLTDERQKDIYDRHCLGAGSTFSLFLKGGEEECFRFLDALTVAKLAVSLGGTETLASHPASMTHLSVAHGRRQELGITDSLVRISIGIEDADDLIADFEQALDKV; encoded by the coding sequence ATGACCGACGCCGTCGACTCCATCGACCAGCCCACCCCCCGCCGCAAGCCGAAGCCCGAGATCGAGAAGCTGGCCGGACGCCAGCTGAAGCCGAGCACCCTGATGATGGGCCACGGCTACGACCCGTCCCTTTCGGAAGGGTCGCTGAAGGCGCCGATCTTCCTCACCAGCACATTCGCCTTCGAAAGCGCGGCGGCGGGCAAGCGGCATTTCGAAGGCATCACCGGCATTCGCGAGGGCGGGGCCGAGGGCCTGGTCTATTCGCGCTTCAACGGGCCGAACCAGGAAATCCTGGAAGATCGCCTGGCGATCTGGGACGGGGCCGAGGACGCGCTGTGCTTTTCCAGCGGGATGACCGCGATCTGCGTGCTGATGATGGCCTATTGCGGGCAGAACGACGTGATCGTCCATTCCGGCCCGCTCTACGCCGCCAGCGAAGGCTTCGTCGCGAAGGTGCTGTCGAAGTTCGGCGTCACCTACGTCCCCTTCCCCGCCGGGGCCAGCCGCGAGGAACTGGACGAGGTGCTGGCGAAGGCGAAGGGCATGGCGAGCGATCAGGGCGGCAAGGTCGCGATGATCTACCTCGAAAGCCCGGGCAACCCGACCAACGCACTGGTCGATATCGAGGCGGTCAAGGCGGCGCGCGACGAGGCATTGGACTGGTCCTGCCCCATCGCCATCGACAACACCTTCCTCGGCCCATTGTGGCAGCGACCGCTGGATCATGGCGCCGATATCGTGGCCTATTCGCTGACCAAATATGTCGGCGGGCACTCCGATCTGGTCGCGGGCAGCATTGCGGGCGACAAGAAGTGGATGGACCCGGTCCGGTCCCTGCGCAACACGATGGGCGGCATCGCCGATCCCAACACCGCTTGGATGCTGCTGCGCAGCCTGGAGACGGTCGAGCTGCGCATGAGCCGTGCGGGCGAGAACGCGGCCAAGGTTTGCGCCTTCCTGAAAGACCACCCCAAGGTCGACGGGCTGGGCTATCTCGGCCATCTGACCGACGAGCGGCAGAAGGACATCTACGACCGTCATTGCCTGGGCGCCGGCTCCACCTTCTCGCTGTTCCTGAAGGGCGGGGAGGAGGAATGCTTCCGCTTCCTCGACGCGCTGACCGTCGCCAAGCTGGCGGTGAGCCTGGGCGGCACCGAGACGCTCGCCAGCCACCCCGCCAGCATGACGCACCTGTCGGTCGCCCACGGGCGGCGGCAGGAGCTCGGCATAACCGACAGCCTGGTGCGCATAAGCATCGGGATCGAGGATGCGGACGACCTGATCGCCGACTTCGAACAGGCGCTCGACAAGGTCTGA
- a CDS encoding YbgC/FadM family acyl-CoA thioesterase translates to MSIQPHPPGGVFDGPRHLYAVRVYYEDTDLSGITYHANYLRWFERARSDVLRMLGIDQRAAIEAGGGAYAVADLSMRYLRPAKLDDDVVIETRCTQIRAASVRMAQRALRGDETLCEANFRVGFVAPDGRPCRQPPEWVAAFQSVLSEDDS, encoded by the coding sequence ATGAGCATTCAACCGCATCCCCCTGGCGGTGTGTTCGACGGGCCGCGGCATCTGTACGCGGTCAGGGTCTATTACGAGGATACGGACCTGTCGGGCATCACCTACCACGCCAATTACCTGCGCTGGTTCGAGCGCGCGCGGTCGGACGTGCTGCGCATGCTGGGGATCGACCAGCGCGCCGCGATCGAGGCGGGCGGGGGTGCCTATGCGGTGGCCGACCTGTCGATGCGTTACCTGCGTCCGGCGAAGCTGGACGACGACGTCGTGATCGAGACGCGCTGCACGCAGATCCGCGCCGCCAGCGTGCGCATGGCGCAGCGCGCCCTGCGCGGCGATGAAACCTTGTGCGAGGCGAATTTCCGGGTCGGCTTCGTCGCCCCCGACGGTCGCCCGTGCCGCCAACCGCCCGAATGGGTCGCCGCCTTTCAATCCGTTCTGAGCGAGGACGATAGCTAG
- a CDS encoding histidine triad nucleotide-binding protein: MPIDPKAPYDPNNIFAKILRGEIPCTKVYEDEWAFAFEDINPQAEVHTLVLPKGAYVSWDDFSANASNAEIAGLVRAVGIVAREKGLVEPGYRLLANVGENGGQEVPHLHVHIFGGQRLGRMIA, translated from the coding sequence ATGCCGATCGACCCGAAAGCCCCCTACGACCCGAACAACATCTTCGCGAAAATCCTGCGCGGCGAGATCCCGTGCACCAAGGTGTACGAGGACGAATGGGCCTTCGCTTTCGAGGATATCAATCCGCAGGCGGAGGTGCACACGCTGGTGCTGCCCAAGGGGGCCTATGTCAGCTGGGACGATTTTTCCGCCAACGCCTCCAATGCGGAGATCGCCGGGCTGGTGCGCGCGGTCGGGATCGTGGCGCGGGAGAAGGGGCTGGTCGAACCCGGTTACCGCCTGCTCGCCAATGTCGGCGAGAATGGCGGGCAGGAGGTGCCGCATCTGCACGTCCATATCTTCGGCGGGCAGCGGCTGGGGCGGATGATAGCCTGA
- the hisA gene encoding 1-(5-phosphoribosyl)-5-[(5-phosphoribosylamino)methylideneamino]imidazole-4-carboxamide isomerase, whose protein sequence is MIVFPAIDLKGGEVVRLAEGDMDRATVYGDDPAAQAMLFADAGAQHLHVVDLDGAFAGESRNRAAVESIVERFPGYVQLGGGIRDAAAVRGWFDLGVARVVIGSAALKDPQFVKDMAAEWDNGIVVAVDAKDGMVATEGWASVSDVPVADMARRFEDAGVAALLFTDIGRDGLLKGCNIDATLELARAVDIPVIASGGVRGLDDIHVLSLHASEGIEGVITGRALYEGRLDLAAAIAMANR, encoded by the coding sequence ATGATCGTCTTCCCAGCAATCGACCTGAAGGGCGGCGAAGTGGTGCGCCTGGCCGAAGGCGACATGGACCGCGCCACCGTTTACGGCGACGATCCAGCGGCGCAGGCGATGCTGTTCGCCGATGCGGGGGCGCAGCACCTGCACGTGGTCGATCTCGATGGGGCCTTCGCGGGGGAGAGCCGCAACCGCGCGGCGGTGGAATCCATCGTCGAGCGCTTCCCCGGCTACGTCCAGCTGGGCGGCGGCATCCGCGATGCGGCGGCGGTGCGCGGTTGGTTCGACCTGGGCGTGGCGCGGGTGGTGATCGGCTCCGCCGCGCTCAAGGACCCGCAATTCGTGAAGGACATGGCCGCCGAGTGGGACAACGGCATCGTCGTCGCGGTCGATGCGAAGGACGGCATGGTCGCGACCGAGGGCTGGGCCAGCGTGTCCGACGTGCCCGTCGCCGACATGGCCCGCCGGTTCGAGGATGCGGGCGTCGCTGCACTGCTGTTCACCGACATCGGGCGCGACGGGCTGCTGAAGGGCTGCAATATCGACGCGACGCTGGAGCTGGCGCGCGCCGTCGACATCCCGGTGATCGCCAGCGGCGGCGTGCGCGGGCTCGACGATATCCACGTCCTCTCGCTGCATGCCAGCGAAGGGATCGAGGGCGTGATCACCGGCCGCGCGCTGTACGAAGGGCGGCTGGACCTGGCGGCGGCGATCGCGATGGCGAACCGATGA
- a CDS encoding cation diffusion facilitator family transporter, with amino-acid sequence MGGGEAGEETARRTAPDGLRTGAVFLGLRRGGLIFALGAGVSAYEGIHTLINPHPTESPLIAFAVLGIAFLLEGWSWLTAWKAFNKHRGDLSVLEGIRQTKDTTSLVVLLEDSAAVTGVVLAAAGIGLELLTDNPVWDGVASLGIAGLLATVAVVLLREAKDLLIGESADPKLARAIRREVEAETGVIAVSDVFTVHLGPEQVFCVVTVDFDDAMPTGELEKLVGRIEKKMIERNDFITRAYVHPLDEGDTLHQPQPQQQPA; translated from the coding sequence GTGGGTGGGGGAGAAGCGGGCGAAGAAACCGCCCGACGAACTGCACCCGATGGGCTACGCACGGGAGCTGTATTTCTGGGCCTTCGTCGTGGCGGTCTGATCTTCGCGCTCGGCGCGGGCGTATCGGCCTATGAAGGCATTCATACGCTGATCAACCCGCATCCGACCGAGTCGCCGCTGATCGCCTTCGCCGTGCTGGGTATCGCCTTTCTCCTCGAAGGGTGGTCGTGGCTGACCGCGTGGAAGGCGTTCAACAAGCATCGCGGCGACCTGTCGGTCCTCGAGGGCATCCGGCAGACGAAGGACACCACTTCGCTGGTCGTGCTGCTCGAAGACTCCGCCGCCGTCACCGGCGTGGTGCTGGCTGCGGCAGGCATCGGACTGGAGCTGCTGACCGACAATCCGGTGTGGGACGGGGTCGCATCGCTTGGCATTGCGGGCCTGCTCGCCACGGTCGCCGTGGTGCTGCTGCGCGAAGCGAAGGACCTGCTGATCGGGGAAAGCGCGGACCCGAAGCTGGCCCGCGCGATCCGCCGGGAGGTGGAGGCGGAAACGGGGGTGATCGCGGTTTCCGATGTCTTCACCGTCCATCTCGGCCCAGAACAGGTGTTCTGCGTGGTGACGGTCGATTTCGACGATGCGATGCCGACCGGAGAGCTTGAAAAGCTGGTCGGGCGAATCGAGAAGAAGATGATCGAGCGCAACGATTTCATCACCCGCGCCTATGTGCACCCGCTGGACGAGGGCGACACGCTGCATCAGCCCCAGCCACAGCAGCAGCCGGCGTGA
- a CDS encoding PHB depolymerase family esterase has protein sequence MTNLSANAIPVSLKTIALAALALLAALASPAAAATCPLVPGGERMVAPGEGMKAAGVHVPAGLDEAKPAPLVILLHGSTATGAQMLRDSGLAETADRHGFLLAYPDAGIPAGKGFVWNIPGVPTVEGTIPGEGDRDDVAYLTTLVDQLVADGCVDPARVYVTGLSGGGRMTSWLGCVASDRFAAIAPVVGLRAGNPLAEDPTRPDPATCRPDTPIAVVAFAGAEDRTNPIAGGGGGYWQYSMHAAEQRWAQLNECKAAPTTRWVSSDVYEERYGDCRDDAEVIGRVVVGKGHSWVPDNEALWELLSRHRRD, from the coding sequence ATGACGAACCTGAGCGCGAACGCCATTCCCGTATCCCTCAAGACGATCGCGCTCGCCGCGCTAGCCCTGCTGGCGGCGCTCGCAAGCCCGGCCGCCGCAGCGACCTGCCCGCTGGTTCCCGGCGGCGAACGCATGGTGGCACCGGGCGAGGGGATGAAGGCGGCAGGCGTGCACGTTCCTGCCGGACTCGACGAAGCGAAACCCGCGCCGCTCGTCATCCTGCTGCATGGCAGTACGGCGACCGGCGCGCAGATGTTGCGCGATTCGGGCCTGGCCGAGACCGCTGATCGCCATGGTTTCCTGCTCGCCTACCCCGATGCCGGTATCCCCGCCGGAAAAGGCTTCGTGTGGAACATTCCGGGCGTGCCCACCGTCGAAGGGACCATTCCGGGTGAGGGCGACCGGGACGATGTCGCATATCTGACGACGCTGGTCGACCAGCTGGTGGCGGATGGCTGCGTCGACCCCGCGCGGGTCTATGTCACCGGGCTGTCGGGGGGCGGACGGATGACGTCGTGGCTGGGCTGCGTCGCTTCCGATCGCTTCGCCGCGATCGCGCCGGTGGTCGGACTGCGCGCCGGCAACCCGCTGGCGGAGGATCCCACGCGCCCCGATCCCGCGACCTGCCGGCCCGATACGCCGATCGCGGTCGTCGCTTTCGCCGGGGCCGAGGACCGGACCAATCCGATCGCGGGCGGCGGTGGCGGATACTGGCAATATTCCATGCATGCGGCAGAGCAGCGCTGGGCGCAGCTGAACGAATGCAAGGCCGCGCCGACGACGCGCTGGGTTTCGTCCGACGTCTACGAGGAGCGCTACGGTGACTGCCGCGACGATGCCGAGGTGATCGGCCGCGTGGTGGTGGGGAAGGGGCACAGCTGGGTGCCCGACAACGAGGCGCTGTGGGAGCTGCTGTCACGCCACCGGCGGGACTGA
- a CDS encoding J domain-containing protein, producing MAKPRRSNDWGFPRWRGYGSAREAANVRICDRHGCDEPGDCPAPKSPNSPERWYFCQKHAAEYNSKWDYFEGLDKAEKAARTKSEQAASAGYAEAQHYGWSGSGDGSRSADEMRALDLLGLEADADFATVKKAWREKAKTVHPDVKPGDAEAAQQFQAYQVAYEVLKQAEERREWKG from the coding sequence ATGGCTAAACCGCGCCGATCCAACGATTGGGGCTTCCCCCGCTGGCGCGGCTATGGCTCCGCGCGCGAGGCGGCGAATGTCCGCATCTGCGACCGCCATGGCTGCGACGAGCCGGGCGACTGTCCCGCGCCCAAATCTCCCAACAGCCCGGAACGATGGTATTTCTGCCAGAAGCATGCCGCCGAATACAATTCGAAGTGGGACTATTTCGAAGGGCTCGACAAGGCGGAGAAGGCCGCCCGGACGAAGTCGGAGCAGGCTGCCAGCGCCGGCTATGCCGAGGCGCAGCATTACGGCTGGAGCGGCAGCGGCGACGGGTCGCGCAGCGCCGACGAGATGCGCGCGCTCGACCTGCTGGGGCTGGAAGCGGACGCAGACTTCGCCACCGTCAAAAAGGCGTGGCGGGAAAAGGCGAAGACCGTCCACCCCGATGTGAAGCCCGGCGATGCCGAGGCGGCGCAGCAATTCCAGGCCTATCAGGTCGCCTACGAAGTGCTGAAACAGGCGGAAGAGCGCCGGGAGTGGAAGGGGTAG